A region of the Harpia harpyja isolate bHarHar1 chromosome 14, bHarHar1 primary haplotype, whole genome shotgun sequence genome:
GTGGGAAAACTGCAGAAGGAACATGATGCGTTGTTCCCCGCAAAGTCCAGGTGAATCAGGCTTACGGCCAAGCTAGACATTTTAGGATGAACTGCTAAccctattagaaaaaaaagttaaaactaaaGAGTCTCTAACATAGCGTTTTCAGCAGTAGAGTTACTGGGTGCTACGGACATTCCACTTACTTAAGTTATACGTATTTACAAGACATAATACAAATCTACTAAGTTCTGTTAGTACAGCAAATACAGTAATTAGCTGTTGCTTGTAAAATGATTTAACTTGCCCATTTCCTAACAGATATGGGGGGGGGTTATCTGTTAAGATTCCTACTGATGGGAATTCAGTAAAATGTCAGACATTTATTCATTAGAATATTTagtataatataaaaatatacagtaaataTAAGCACATCCTGTAGGTTTGGCTGTAACAGATAGGGATGTCTGGGTATTTTCATTAGCGCTTTGCCAGATGGGTATCCACAGAACACACTGCCACAAGAAAACACCTGTGAGAGCAAAAGCATTTGTATATACATTAGGTGACTGAGCTATCCCATGAGCTGTTTCCATTCTCCTAGGTTTTCAGTTCCAGGCTTTGATTTGCCCATCCTGGAGTTTAGGACTGGCTTCAGCTTTGGGATATGAACCTGTACCCAGAGTTTGCCCTGGTTTGTGTATATTCCTGTTAGTGtgaactgtttttttccccatctaatTTATCTCTTGTTACAGAACTGCATCTTGCAAAAGCCTGCCTGCTCCCTGAAGCTGATGTCCCTCAACTTCCAGTGCACACCAGGTTCTGACAGCTCACATTCATACTACACAGTGTTCGGTAAACAAAAGTGcacatgcagaaaaatacatttagatAGCAGATAGGCACTGAGTATTGTCTGTGTTATTAGCCCTTGTCCTAAGCATGTCTGGGAAGGTGAGTAAGGCCCATGGTTCACATTGAATCTACAGCAGCAAATGACACAGATCCAGAGTTTGCTCCAGGCTGTGTGCCTGGGAGTGGGCTTAGGACATAGAAAACTTTTTGTCTCAAAGCAAAGCTTTTTGGCACCTGAGCCCTGAGTGTTTGACTGTGTAGAACTTTCCACGTGAGAGAATAATGAGTGAATTCCCATGCGATGTCTATGGCTGTCTTGAGAGGGGGACAGACCACTGAAACCAAGGCTGGTTTAATCAAAAGAGGCAGAAGCATCAGTTCTAGTCACTACCTGTCTTGCTGGCTCTGGGTGGTGAAAAACAGGGTATTTGGAAGCCCAAAGCCAACATTTCTGTGCTCAGACCTGAAATGCCCACTGCCTAGCCTAAGAAGAGGCTCAGATGAAGCTTTTCTGGGCTGCTGCCATGGGGGGTGTTTGCAGCCCATTACAGCCTTGTGGAATCTGGgaaattataaaagaaagaacagaagaaaaagaaatgggtgAGCTAAGAGGGCAGTGTTGGCAAACGAGAGAAGAGAGCTTAGGTACCATGTCACTCCTTAAAGCCAGACTGGGAAGATCGACCTTTTCTGTGCTTCCAGAGTCTGGCTCAAGCAAAGGAGAAGCCCTGTGGGCTGTTATATGATTCTCCTCAGAGCAACTACAGAGAATAGGGGAGGGGACCCAGCTTGGGTACAGGGCTATACAGCAGCGGTGCAAAGACATGATTTTATCACAGCTGTAATCACTAAAGACCACAGGAACTGTGGTTGCTTTCAGCAGGTGGGCAGGGAAGCTATGGGAATTGTGCCAGAGACTTCTGCAATGCCTTCCTCACACCCTTCTGTagcaatgcatttttattttaatatacttaaGCCACTGGGACCAGCCCCTAAGTTGTGCGTGCAAAATGCCTTTCCCTCCATGTACTCCAATTACAGACGTCTGTGCCAAACCACGGCTCTCAGGCTAGCCAGGACTCAGAAGGTAGAGACCTGTTAAAAAGGAAGGGGGATCTCATCCAGACCTGCTGTCTGATGTGCATGCTCCTGTCAGTTAACATCCCAAGACAACAGGGAGCAAGCCTACAGCTAAGGGAACACACATCCCTAAAGATTCTTAAAGACAGCTCTCCTAGGAAGCTCCTAGGGATCTCCTGGACCCAAGTTCTCCAAATGCCTGGCTAATTGTTCCCAACTAGGATGAGAGGATTCAGAGTTACCAGACAGGTATGGTCCTCAATAATGAACGTGTTGTGCTGCTAGAAGACACTCTTTCAAAGGCCAAGTGTAACCTTGTTGCCTCAATTTCCTTATTAATGAAACAGGAACAATGAATACTTGCCTGGCAATGATGCATTGAGACTTGCATTCACTCATGCAGTGCTTAGCACACATAAAGCTCTGCACAGCCAGACTCAGAAGAGTGCCTTCATGGAGCTGCTCCACATCTGAGGACACTACTTGTAGTCAGGAGTTAGCCAGTTTTGTTTGCCTCTGTGTGAGGTCACTTTTTAACTGTGGATGTGGTTTTATGAGTATCTTTGGAGAAGATTAAACCATTTCTATTTACATTCCTAGATGTCACTGGGCCAGGTGGTCTGGGAAACCTTGCCAGCAAGTGAACAAACACTGACTACATTCATCCTTAAATGATTTAACTGGGAAAACCAGATAGGTGCCAGTGTAATCTGGTATCTGCTTGTCTGTAAATACAGACAGACAGGGGCTTTTGCTAGAATAGCCATTCTGCTCCTCTCAAAAATCTGGCTTGGTTTGATTACCAGTAATTTTTAAGGCCTGATCCATTGAAAGGACTTTGGACAGAGTCCTTAAAGAGCATTCACATTTTTGAAACCATTCAACGTCCTACAACCTTCTGCTGTGCTAAGAGGATTAGAACTGGACTGGTATGtacagcaagaagaaagagagaaagatgcTATAATTGAAAGCTCAATTCTGTCCCATAAACGTGGTGTCTGCACAGCAAAACACCACCTTTTAAACACTGGCCTAGCAATGGTACAAATCATAAATGGCAAATGTTTAGCTTTCATTTTGAGAAAGAAGTCTCTTTGAAGAGTATGTCAGGGAGCACTTCTCCTATAAAGAGTCACTAgatccttttgcttttctttctgtttctgtgttgCTTCTTTTTTCAGTTCTCCAAGACCTTTAATTTCTTGCAAAACTTGTGTAGCTTGCCGAAGTTGTTCTACTGCCTCATTCAGTAATGTCTCTGCCATCACTGGGGGTCCATTCCCCTCCTGGGCCTGTTCCAACCCTTGATGTAAAACCTTCTGCAgaagtttttctgccttttccctttcattaGCAACTTTCTCCTCCATTTTAGCTAAGTGTTGACAGGAATCCTTCAGGAAACCTTGGCCTGGAGGTGCTCTCTGTGTATTTTTGGAATCAGACAGCAAGTCTCCCAGAGAAGAACTGCGAAGTTTGAGACCTGAAGCACTTTCTACAGACCCTTGCTTCTCAATAGTTCCTTTGACACTCTCATGGCCTGTTTCTGTAGCTAAGGAAGTCTCTGTCTCTTCTGCTGAAGTTTGCTCTTCCTTCTCAGCAGAGgttctcccatttccttcttcaGTTTCAACTGTTGGGGATGTGACCTCTACTACCTCACCGGCTGCGATCCCGTTCACTGGGGGCTTGGAGCTGCCAGACTCCAGGTCTTCCCAGCCGTCAGCTTCCAGGTCACCATGTCTGGAGTTCATTGTGGCTAGCATTTTTTCTGACAGGACCTTAGGAGGAACAGGGGGCTTTGTAACATCTGCAGTGGCAATCTCAGCAAGGTTGTCTTTGCTACTATCTCCTGACGATTTCaagtcttctgtgttttcaggCTCAGGGACTGGTTGGTCCCAAGCTACTTTTAGCTTGTCTGGCACGCTCTTAGGAGGAGGAATTGGAGCTTTTGCTATGCCCCTGTTGCTGACGTCAAGGAGGTTCTCTTTGTTCTCCTCATTTGGTGCTTGGGATCCTTCCACATTCTCCTCTGGGCCTACAGAGTCCTCTTCCTTGGCATTTACATTGTCCTTTGATGCTATGCCTTCCTTAAGCTTCTTATCTGGAGGCAACAGAGGAGACAGAGGTTTTTTATGTTCCTGCTCAGGAAGGCTGTTCTCTGcatcttggttttcttttgcaCCAGTGGGTTTTGTAGGTGGCATAGGTGGCTTTGGAGTTTCTTTCCAAGGTGGTGCATTGTCACTTTCGCTGATAGTGGAATCAAAGTTTGGCGGTCCGTTGTCTACTATATCCAGATCTAGTCGCAGGATACCATCTGATGTAGACTTGGCAGCCTGAAATACAATAGAGAACTTTTTCACTATCATCTATCCCATCATCAATCCTGTGCTCCATCCTTTAACTTCAAGGTAAAGTGCAAGACCCTTACAACCAGCATGGCAAGCAAGGGGTTACTGCTTCACACATTCACCCCATTTATACTTAAATCTGTCGAAACTGCAAGGAGAATCCGACTGATAACAAAAACGGTTCTCTTTTAAGAGCAGCTTTTTCTGTAGCTCAAGAGCAATCTATGGAGGTTGCACTTCTTCCATGCAGCATCACCCTGTGCTACCCTTTAACAGCAGTAGCCAGCTCTACCAGCGTTAATCTGGTAAGTGAAACCCAGTGTGATCTGCTCTGCTAAAATTTAATGAGCTATGATAATCACGAGTCCCAAACATTTCACCCAACAAACAAGAAAGTTGGGTCAAATGATGTACATTGCAGCAAATCTTGAATGCATTGAGCGAAGCACTTCCATCCCCCTATATAGGCCCGCATTTTCCCCAGACCAACACGTTCTGTGAATGTCATGAGCATTTAGCTGCCAAGTTATTTTCTGCCTGATAGTGCAGCAACTTGCACGAGAATATCAAAGCCAATAACCATAAGCAATCGAGAATTAGGACAAAAGCACAGAACTTATTTTACTACTTCCTTTGAGAAGAACATCTCAAAGCCTGTTCCACAATAACCTTATTTCTTGTGGGTGCTAAGCGGTCAGCTCTGCCATAATTTAATTCTTTATCCTGTGGTAGCTGGATCCCTCTACCCCTTCGTTTACAGCATGCCTACCCAAAGCACacctgctttctgcttttgcaacTGTCGTATTTTCACTTGAACATATAAAACAAGTTGATCTTTAGATTGCTTGGCCAGGGATACTATTGTAATACCATTGCCTTCTGCTTGCTTCCTCCAACCTGATGTCATCCCTGTCTTACCGGGGCCAAGCCTCAGCTGGTTAAACCTCCTTCAAACCACAGGCTGTGTGCAAAGCACTCTAGTAGGGGGGGTTTCCTAAAAAGGATGGACTTAGTAAAGACATTGCAGCGTGTAAGCTCAGTGCCCCAGAGGGAGTAATGCGGTGACAGTTCCTGTGTGATGGAACCCAAAACCACACTAAGGCATAGCTGCAGCCAGGGCCAGACTCCTGCAGTGCAGAAAATTTAGTTAAAGTCTCTCTTTGCCTTTCCAGCCCATCAGAGAGGCAGAGGCAAGCTGCATCCTGACCCGTCCTCACCTGGCCTGCTTTGGCACTGAAAATCATTGTTCATCCCATTTCCTTCACGAtactgcagccagcagctgtgATACGCATCTTTCTGCAGGCTGtatcccctccctttcccctcatTCCTGTGTCTGAATTTGTAAGCTAGTCTCCCCTGAATTTGGCTGAAGGTGAGAGGCCTTACGGATATTACTGTTGGAGGCATCTCATGAAAATAGTGAGCTGAGCAGGGGAGAAAGATCTTTTTAGTGCCTAGGGAAGGGCTTCCTACCTTACCAAACCCATATTaggcaacagagaatccacacttCATCGCTGCTGTGACTTTTgtcatgttttcttctgcagttttctgGAGGAGTGGATGGGAATGTATGATTCATTCCCATGCTTTTCTATAGAAGAGACACTCTCCCTCCATTTCTATGCAAAGTAAAAAGTCTCGGGGCATCTCATTTTCTGCACAAGGGTCATCTGAGTGCTGTGCAGACACATAAGTCAGAGTCTTGGAAGTTTGAAGAAAGAAGGTTTGATTTAAAAACCTTCCTTGGTTGAGATTAATGCTCTGCTAAAATATCAGTCTGTCTGTGGAAACTTTTTCATACATCACAGGAATCAAACATTAGTAAGAACCTCTTCCACGGAAATGAACTGCAGGTTTATCTTGtggtgctttttctttcttttctttttttttttttttaaagtgacagatCCAGAAAATCAGTTAAGAGTAGACAGGCTAGTCCATAAAACTGCCTGGGAGAATAATGTATTCTGTTTCAGACCTAAGCAAGGGCTTGTAAGCTTGAaagcttgtctgctttttccaGTTAGCTTAATAAAAAATACATCTTCTCCCCACAGACCATGCAGTTCTTCTACCTTCAGACCACTGTGGCTACAAAATCATCActtcttagaaaataaatatagGAGCTTCGGTCTCTTCTGATTAAAGTGAAACTACAATGGCTCCAGACGGTGAAGCAGCTCATGAGTCATGGAAAGCTAAATATATTGTAATGTGTTGCAGCAGCTACAGATCTATGGGAACCTGGAGCTTTGTTAGAGAGGTGCTGTCACAGTCTTTCCCAGAGGAAGCTGTTTCCCTTGTCAGCTTTCTCTGGGCTGTTTGTACCTGGGGTTTTGTACCTAAGTGGAAGGAGCAGCTCTTGGTGATTCCAGCTGGGGAGATGGCTCACCCCAGGGTGGGTGCACTTACCTCCTTCAGGTGACTTCTTGTGGGTGGCCTGCGTCCGTGGGTCATTTTCACTCTGTCCCGAGTTACGTGGTCCAAGGAAAGGCTCTCGTCTACTTTTACCTTTgaaagggggaagaggaaggaaagaaaaaaggaagagggtcATTAATTTCTCAGGATATGTCTGTAAAGTTCTCACTGTCACACATGAAGGGATGCTGCATTTGGATGAATATTTCACAACTACAGTCTTTGCCTCAGACCTTAGTTACAGCCCACCTGCAAAGCCCTGCATGTACGTGATGGATATTTAAGGTATCTGTCCTATATAGAGCTGTGTTTATCTAAAAAAGCAAAGCATCGAACCTTCAGAGGTTCGTGATGGCTAACCTCCCCTCTACCTaaggggcagggaaggaaggacacaAGGCAGCTTTGTTGTCCTTGCTGCAGCCTGGGCTTGGACTGGCTCCTGCATGTGGCAGAGCACAGTGCCGAAATTGCTGTTGCCATCTTAGAGGTGAAAGCTCATTAATAACCGTGACCTGACTGTGAACTGTATCAGCAGCGCTTTGTTACAGACCTTCCCTTCTACAGCTCTAATAACTGCAGGATGCTGAAGAGAAGGTGTGAGCAGTGACCTGGATTAATTGCAACTCTAGCTGCATTAACAAATTTATTTCCTGGAATCAGATGAGAAATCCACTGCCTCCCGCACATGGGGAGGGAGGTCCCAGCCCTCTGGCAGGTATTCCTCTGTGCTGGCTCTGTGACTGCCCACCCACCCATGCCGTGGTGGCTGAGGGCTTGGAGTCTGCTCCATGCAGAGAGCAGCACCAGTGACTGGAGATGGTAAAATGTCAGCGTGTCCTTGGTTTGCTGGCCTTTGTACCACAAGTTTGTACAATAGGAAAGCTGGCGCAGGTGAAATAGGGATTTAGAGGGAAAAAATGGGTACCAATCCCTGGCTGATATGGCAGAGTGGTTTTACAGCTCTTTCAGCGGAGA
Encoded here:
- the PLEKHO2 gene encoding pleckstrin homology domain-containing family O member 2 isoform X2 — protein: MEQDTKEEVSEKPKSAPTAEKYGWIKKSSGGLLGLWKDRYIQLRKTQLVVYEDEDEQNCIETVELESYDKCQELRALLKKKNRFILIRSPGKKVKVDESLSLDHVTRDRVKMTHGRRPPTRSHLKEAAKSTSDGILRLDLDIVDNGPPNFDSTISESDNAPPWKETPKPPMPPTKPTGAKENQDAENSLPEQEHKKPLSPLLPPDKKLKEGIASKDNVNAKEEDSVGPEENVEGSQAPNEENKENLLDVSNRGIAKAPIPPPKSVPDKLKVAWDQPVPEPENTEDLKSSGDSSKDNLAEIATADVTKPPVPPKVLSEKMLATMNSRHGDLEADGWEDLESGSSKPPVNGIAAGEVVEVTSPTVETEEGNGRTSAEKEEQTSAEETETSLATETGHESVKGTIEKQGSVESASGLKLRSSSLGDLLSDSKNTQRAPPGQGFLKDSCQHLAKMEEKVANEREKAEKLLQKVLHQGLEQAQEGNGPPVMAETLLNEAVEQLRQATQVLQEIKGLGELKKEATQKQKEKQKDLVTLYRRSAP
- the PLEKHO2 gene encoding pleckstrin homology domain-containing family O member 2 isoform X1, encoding MEQDTKEEVSEKPKSAPTAEKYGWIKKSSGGLLGLWKDRYIQLRKTQLVVYEDEDEQNCIETVELESYDKCQELRALLKKKNRFILIRSPGKKVHDIKFQAPTLEEKESWIKALNEGINRGKNKVFDEVKVDESLSLDHVTRDRVKMTHGRRPPTRSHLKEAAKSTSDGILRLDLDIVDNGPPNFDSTISESDNAPPWKETPKPPMPPTKPTGAKENQDAENSLPEQEHKKPLSPLLPPDKKLKEGIASKDNVNAKEEDSVGPEENVEGSQAPNEENKENLLDVSNRGIAKAPIPPPKSVPDKLKVAWDQPVPEPENTEDLKSSGDSSKDNLAEIATADVTKPPVPPKVLSEKMLATMNSRHGDLEADGWEDLESGSSKPPVNGIAAGEVVEVTSPTVETEEGNGRTSAEKEEQTSAEETETSLATETGHESVKGTIEKQGSVESASGLKLRSSSLGDLLSDSKNTQRAPPGQGFLKDSCQHLAKMEEKVANEREKAEKLLQKVLHQGLEQAQEGNGPPVMAETLLNEAVEQLRQATQVLQEIKGLGELKKEATQKQKEKQKDLVTLYRRSAP